In a genomic window of Halobaculum sp. CBA1158:
- a CDS encoding ribbon-helix-helix protein, CopG family, with product MATGERNQLKTDVSDDLDEAVDDLRRAREMQHTSEAVREAIETGVTELGYLSEGPRMTPVRQHVRRIANLLFAASMTLFVLSAVTSAEYSFAGLGVFAGCIFAMGVERFVIPRFEPALSRRLPSLEVKRRGAP from the coding sequence ATGGCCACAGGCGAACGAAACCAGTTGAAGACTGATGTCTCGGACGATCTCGACGAAGCGGTCGATGATTTGCGTCGCGCGCGCGAGATGCAGCACACGTCCGAGGCAGTCCGAGAGGCGATCGAGACTGGCGTGACGGAGTTGGGATACCTCTCTGAGGGTCCGCGAATGACGCCAGTCCGCCAACACGTCCGGCGCATCGCGAACCTACTGTTCGCGGCGTCGATGACGCTGTTCGTCCTCTCGGCAGTCACGAGCGCGGAGTACAGTTTCGCCGGTCTTGGTGTCTTCGCCGGCTGCATCTTCGCGATGGGCGTCGAGAGATTCGTCATCCCGAGGTTCGAACCGGCGCTCTCGCGTCGACTGCCGAGCTTGGAGGTGAAGCGCCGTGGTGCTCCGTAA